Within the Syntrophobacterales bacterium genome, the region GGGGATCGCTGTTGACGGCGACTATAAACTGCGAGCCGCGCATCCCCGCCAGGTGCTGAAGGGCGCCGGAAATTCCGCAGGCGATATAGAGGCGGGGCGTTACGGTCCTTCCGGTCTGCCCAATCTGCAGGCGGGTGGGAAGCCAGCCCGCATCGCACACCGTTCGGGAGCCGCCGACAGCGGAACGGGAAAAAAGCGACGCCAGATCGCGAACAAGGGACAGATTCTCCTCTTTTCCAATGCCCCGCCCGGCGGCAACAACCACCTCCGCCGCGGCAAGGTCGGCATCCTGCTCCGGCGCCGCCAAAAGGCCAAGGGGACGGCTCGCAAGCGCCATCTCCAAAACGGGACTGATCTTTGCCTGCACGGCCAGCAACCGCCCCTCGCTTAACACATCCTCCGGCTTCTGTGTTGCCAGGCCAGCGTCCCGGCAACGGTACGCCCCGGGAAGAAGTGTGAGCACTGTAGTTTCCGCCCGCGAAATTACCTCTGCCGTTATTTTACCGTTGAGCAGCGACCGGCGGAAGATTACATCCTCCCCCTCAACCCGGGCGCTTTCGCCCGCCGTGATGCAGCCGGCGCCCAGACGGACGGCAAGCCCCGGAGCAAAGTCAGCGCCATTTGCATTGTGGGCAATGCAGACAAAACGGGGTTTCATCTCAGCGAGAAGCGGGGCCAGAACGCCCTTCCACGCCTCGGCGCTGTAAGCGGCGAGGGAAGCTCCGGAAAAGCCGACAACGGCAACAGCGGGAATTGCGGAAAGCAGGGCGACGGCTTTTGTTATCCCCTCTCCGAGGACAAAGACGCGAACCGGGACGGTCTGATCGCTACGGAGGGCTTTTGCAAAAGCGATCAGCTCGATCGTGACCGGAGCGGGGAGACCGGCGGCAAGTTCGGCAACAACAACTATTTCCTGAGTCTTCATTTTACAACCTGATAAAAATTTAAACGCCGATTAAACTGTTAAACCCTACAGAAACGCCCGTTCGCGGAATATTTCGGCCAGACGCTCCGCCTTCCCTGCTGCCGTTCCTTCCAAAAAGAATGACTTGCCCGACGGCGCGGGCCAAGACAGGTGCAAAAGCTCTTCGCGCCGGGACGCTTTCGGCAGGGTGTCAGCCGGGATGACAAGCAAGGGCTGGGTGCGCGACCGCAAAACGTGGGAGAGGGCGGGATAACGCGGACGGTTGATCCCCGACTGAACAGTGAGCAAGGCCGGAAGGGGCAGCTCCAGCCCTTCCCGAAGCCCGCCTTCCAGTTCCCGCTCAACCCTCAAACGATCATTTTCCGAAGACAGCCGCTCTTCCACGACGGCTGTCGCACAGGGGATGCCCAGCAGTTCCGCAAGCATAGCTCCTGTCTGCCCGTACATCGCATCCTCCGACATCACCCCGGCCAAAATAAGGTCATAACATCGCTCACGGACAAAAGCTGCAATCAAAAAGGCCGTCTCACTGGGGAAGAGTTCCTGCTTTTCTTCGTAAAGAATATGAATCGCCGCGTCAGCCCCCATTGCCAGGGCTCGGCGCAAAACTGCGGCAACGCGGGGGGGGCCAACCGAAACCGCTTCCACAGAGCTTTCCGGCAACGCCTCGCGTATCCTCAGCGCCTCCTCTACCGCAAACTCGTCGAAACGGTTCATCCGCCAGTCATTTTCCCCCACTATAAGACAAGAACCATCTTCGGAAATTCCGATATCCGCCTCGCCAGCGGGAGTTTGTTTCACCAGAACCAGTATTTTCATGATCAATACCCCCGGAAAACAAAGGTCTCACGACAAAAAAATGCGCCCGGAAATGCGTGCATAATCAGAAAAACGCTACGGCCGCGCCGGAGCGCGGCCCTCCCTTTCATGAACATTGAACTGCGCATCACCTGAAAATACGATCTCAACTTATTGAAACCATTACACCCAGTTTTCCTCCCCGGCAAGGGTGGCGCAACGTCATTCCCGTGCCGTTACGGGCCGGTTCATCGCCAGGAGTTTCCTGCCCTCACGAAAGAGCACCTCCATTTTATCCATCGTCGTTGACTCGACAAAGCCGCGGCCAAAGTGGGGGTGCGCGATGACGTCCCCCTGCTCGTAGAGCTCAGTCATGCCATAATCCCAGACGGCCACATCCTGACCAAGTGCGGCATTTTTTAACTCCCACAGCCTGTTTGCCTCCGGGCGAACCGGTTTCTGAACAGGCGCAAGCCATCCCCGTATCCTCCTTATCTCGGAAATCTCCTTCTTTTTTACCGGCGCCGGCCCATGATGACGATGTTCGGAGCCACAAGTCCGGCACTTAACCCCGGAAACCACCTCGTTCACCTCGAAAAGAACGACATGAGCCAACGTCAAACGACAGCGCGTACAATAGGAATCAATAAATTTTCCAACCAGAGTAGCCAAAATAACCTCCCCCTTTTTCTTATCCGCGCCGCCTTTACCACGATGGGAACCATTTGCAAACCTGATTTTCGCGACGGCCAAAATGCAGAACACCCACTGAATCACCTCGTTCACCAAGGGATTCAGGGGGCGTTCGTATTTTGTTATCAATATCTTGCGGAAAACTATTGCGTAGCTGCGTTTCCGTCCGCCGGGACTTGCAACCTCGCTATTTGACTACCCCCGCCGCCGTGCCGGAGAAGGTTCCAGTGGTCGTTGTCGTAGCGCTGATGCTGCCGGCCGCGCCTCCCTGGAAGTTGAGACCTGTGGTTGCCGCATTGGGATAGGTAAAGGTTACTGTGTTGGCCGGCACGGAACCGCTCGTCACCGTGGCGCCCCACTTCGTTGCATCCC harbors:
- a CDS encoding electron transfer flavoprotein subunit alpha/FixB family protein, translated to MKTQEIVVVAELAAGLPAPVTIELIAFAKALRSDQTVPVRVFVLGEGITKAVALLSAIPAVAVVGFSGASLAAYSAEAWKGVLAPLLAEMKPRFVCIAHNANGADFAPGLAVRLGAGCITAGESARVEGEDVIFRRSLLNGKITAEVISRAETTVLTLLPGAYRCRDAGLATQKPEDVLSEGRLLAVQAKISPVLEMALASRPLGLLAAPEQDADLAAAEVVVAAGRGIGKEENLSLVRDLASLFSRSAVGGSRTVCDAGWLPTRLQIGQTGRTVTPRLYIACGISGALQHLAGMRGSQFIVAVNSDPRAAIFQAADVCIVEDLLLFLPLLINACKRQKRNKDIS
- a CDS encoding electron transfer flavoprotein subunit beta/FixA family protein; this encodes MKILVLVKQTPAGEADIGISEDGSCLIVGENDWRMNRFDEFAVEEALRIREALPESSVEAVSVGPPRVAAVLRRALAMGADAAIHILYEEKQELFPSETAFLIAAFVRERCYDLILAGVMSEDAMYGQTGAMLAELLGIPCATAVVEERLSSENDRLRVERELEGGLREGLELPLPALLTVQSGINRPRYPALSHVLRSRTQPLLVIPADTLPKASRREELLHLSWPAPSGKSFFLEGTAAGKAERLAEIFRERAFL